GCGAGGTGCTCTGGGGCGACCTCATGTGGTGAGCGCGGCCCCTCTAGGCTCACGGCCCGTGACCAGCGACGACGCGACCTACGCGAACGTGACCCTCGACCCGCGCGCCAACGTCTACTTCGACGGTGGCTGCGTGAGCCACACCTTCCACCTGGCCGACGGGACGCGGAAGTCCGCCGGGGTCATCTTCCCGGGCTCGTTCGAGTTCGGCACCGGGGAGCCCGAGGTCATGGAGCTCAACGCGGGCCGCTGCCGGGTG
This Nocardioides alkalitolerans DNA region includes the following protein-coding sequences:
- a CDS encoding pyrimidine/purine nucleoside phosphorylase; amino-acid sequence: MTSDDATYANVTLDPRANVYFDGGCVSHTFHLADGTRKSAGVIFPGSFEFGTGEPEVMELNAGRCRVLLPGADGWVEHGAGESFAVPGDASFSIEVLETLGYVCHYG